The following are from one region of the Vitis riparia cultivar Riparia Gloire de Montpellier isolate 1030 chromosome 14, EGFV_Vit.rip_1.0, whole genome shotgun sequence genome:
- the LOC117929491 gene encoding sugar transport protein 12-like — MAAGIWLGPKDDGDNRPSKLTRFDYITCVFAAMGGLMFGYDIGISGGVTSMADFLKKFFPTIFQRDPVERSGNQYCKFNSHTLTLFTSSLYLAALASSLIASCATRRFGRKISMLIGGLVFLVGAVFNVLAMQVWMLIVGRLLLGLGVGFAIQSVPIYVSEMAPYKHRGALNNLFQLSITLGILIANVVNYFTVKIHGGWGWRVSLGGAAVPAIFLSAVAWILPNTPNSMIEKGELPQAREMLRRIRGVSDDRIEAEFRNLVAASEASKEVLNPWRNLLQRKYRPQLVMSILIPAFQQLTGINVVMFYAPVLFQSLGFGSNASLFSAVVSGLVNVGATLVAVYGADKWGRRKLFLEGGIQMLVFQVALAVLIALKFGVTGTASHLPHWYSTVVVVCICGYVAAFAWSWGPLGWLVPSEIFPLEIRSAAQSIAVSVNMLFTFLVAEVFLIMLCGLKSGFFIFFAALVAIMTVFVYVFVPETKNIPIENMTEVWKRHWYWKRFMPEQDNVLEFYRSVVNALGLPLDVGNCPGKGNPK; from the exons ATGGCGGCCGGCATCTGGTTGGGTCCCAAAGATGATGGTGACAATCGTCCAAGCAAGCTGACTCGATTTGATTACATAACTTGTGTGTTTGCAGCCATGGGCGGCTTGATGTTTGGATACGATATCGGTATCTCTG GTGGAGTAACGTCTATGGCAGATTTCTTGAAGAAGTTCTTTCCAACCATTTTCCAGAGAGACCCAGTAGAGAGGTCTGGTAACCAGTACTGCAAATTCAATAGCCATACTCTAACCTTGTTCACATCGTCTCTATATTTGGCAGCGCTGGCCTCATCATTGATTGCGTCATGCGCGACCAGAAGGTTTGGGCGGAAAATATCTATGCTTATCGGTGGCTTGGTTTTCTTGGTTGGTGCGGTTTTTAATGTTCTTGCAATGCAAGTTTGGATGCTTATAGTTGGTCGGCTGTTGTTGGGCCTTGGAGTTGGTTTTGCAATTCAG TCTGTGCCAATCTACGTATCAGAAATGGCTCCCTACAAACACCGTGGTGCTCTCAACAATCTGTTTCAGTTATCTATCACCTTGGGCATTTTGATAGCCAATGTGGTTAACTACTTCACAGTCAAGATTCATGGTGGATGGGGATGGCGCGTCAGCTTGGGCGGAGCTGCAGTCCCGGCCATCTTTCTATCAGCGGTGGCATGGATTCTTCCCAACACTCCAAACTCGATGATAGAAAAGGGTGAGCTTCCGCAGGCCAGAGAGATGCTCCGTCGCATACGTGGGGTTAGCGATGATCGGATTGAAGCAGAATTCAGAAATCTGGTTGCTGCAAGTGAGGCATCGAAAGAAGTATTGAACCCCTGGAGAAATCTCCTCCAAAGGAAATACAGGCCTCAGTTGGTAATGTCCATCCTTATCCCGGCCTTCCAGCAACTCACCGGCATCAATGTGGTTATGTTTTATGCTCCAGTGCTCTTCCAATCACTGGGATTTGGGAGTAATGCTTCACTATTCTCAGCAGTTGTCTCTGGCCTTGTCAATGTTGGTGCCACCCTTGTGGCTGTTTATGGCGCTGACAAGTGGGGCAGGAGAAAGCTTTTCCTAGAGGGTGGAATCCAGATGCTTGTTTTCCAG GTCGCACTAGCAGTTCTTATTGCACTTAAATTTGGAGTAACAGGGACAGCGAGCCATTTGCCTCACTGGTACTCCACCGTTGTAGTGGTGTGCATATGTGGCTACGTTGCTGCTTTTGCATGGTCATGGGGACCTCTGGGATGGTTGGTGCCCAGCGAAATTTTCCCACTTGAGATTCGATCGGCAGCACAGAGTATAGCAGTTTCAGTCAACATGTTATTCACCTTTCTTGTTGCAGAGGTCTTTCTCATCATGCTTTGCGGCCTTAAGTCTggcttcttcattttctttgcaGCTTTGGTGGCTATTATGACAGTCTTCGTCTATGTGTTTGTGCCAGAAACTAAGAACATACCAATTGAGAATATGACAGAGGTGTGGAAGAGGCATTGGTACTGGAAAAGGTTCATGCCTGAGCAGGACAATGTTTTGGAATTTTATCGTTCTGTTGTGAATGCTCTTGGACTGCCTTTGGATGTCGGCAACTGCCCGGGGAAAGGCAACccaaagtga